Proteins from a single region of Dyadobacter fanqingshengii:
- the asnB gene encoding asparagine synthase (glutamine-hydrolyzing): MCGIAGSVNCKLTKESIDLIHHRGPDSQALIEIEMGNNHLFFGHTRLSIQDLSEAGAQPMFTDCGNYCITFNGEIYNHKELRQRLSDVNFKGQSDTETILYYLKQFGIEGVKDFNGIFAFSFFDRAKGKLYLVRDWFGTKPLYYYLNGNKLLFSSEIKVILNNPEYKKDIDETALNSFLTFRYNPAPQTLYKDIKKLEAASYLEFNLDGTVKYTDYWPKVQKINNDITEEEALVEYRRLLDQSVKRQLLSDVPVGLLLSGGLDSAVLGKLMSEKASYQIKTFTVGFEGKGNYNELDDARITSQLINSEHHEIYMEKDTYMNYFYKSFFHTEEPIAEPTIPALYYLSNLASQHVKVVLSGQGADEPMAGYKRYKGEKFISDYRKILSMLPLSLASTLFPNNSTIDRGIYSAKFKDELDRFIAIYTLFTPDLKGKLYQGGLQDQIGMDQKFLFQKAFDRTDKNADSLSKLLFLDTRTMLPDNLLLFNDKLTMANSIENRVPYLDIDLVNYLETLPIHLKLKGQMGKYIHKKASEAWLPKSIIHRKKRGFETPVGDWFKSELSDSLTDLIDSSDSLSRKYFNVPFIKDMIQQHRTMKRDYKKQLFILLSLELWHSSFFKSDFSSQPADLQSVIG, from the coding sequence ATGTGTGGAATTGCCGGCAGTGTAAATTGCAAATTAACAAAAGAAAGTATTGATCTGATCCATCATAGAGGGCCTGATTCTCAGGCGCTTATTGAGATAGAAATGGGTAACAACCACCTGTTTTTTGGTCACACGCGTCTATCCATCCAGGATCTATCCGAAGCAGGCGCTCAGCCGATGTTTACGGACTGCGGAAATTACTGTATCACATTCAATGGCGAAATTTATAATCACAAGGAGTTAAGGCAGCGCTTGTCGGACGTCAATTTCAAGGGACAGTCTGACACAGAAACGATCCTTTACTACCTGAAACAATTTGGTATTGAAGGGGTTAAGGACTTTAATGGTATTTTCGCATTTTCTTTTTTCGACCGCGCAAAAGGTAAGTTATACCTGGTGCGTGACTGGTTTGGAACCAAGCCGCTTTACTATTATTTGAATGGTAACAAGCTGCTTTTCAGCTCAGAAATCAAGGTAATCCTCAACAATCCCGAATATAAAAAGGACATTGACGAAACTGCGCTGAACTCCTTTTTGACATTCAGGTATAACCCGGCTCCTCAAACGCTTTACAAAGACATTAAAAAGCTGGAAGCTGCCTCCTACCTTGAATTCAACCTGGACGGCACAGTGAAATATACCGACTACTGGCCCAAAGTTCAGAAGATCAACAACGACATTACAGAGGAAGAAGCACTCGTAGAATATAGAAGACTTCTTGACCAATCGGTTAAACGTCAGTTACTTAGTGATGTCCCGGTGGGTTTATTATTGAGTGGCGGTTTGGATTCGGCGGTTTTAGGAAAGCTGATGTCTGAAAAAGCGTCGTATCAGATAAAAACTTTTACGGTTGGTTTTGAAGGAAAAGGAAATTACAATGAGCTCGACGACGCGCGCATAACTTCGCAACTGATCAACTCGGAGCACCATGAGATATATATGGAGAAGGATACTTATATGAACTACTTTTATAAGTCATTCTTCCACACCGAGGAACCGATTGCAGAACCGACCATTCCGGCGTTGTATTATCTTTCCAATCTGGCATCCCAGCATGTGAAGGTTGTTTTGAGCGGTCAGGGAGCGGATGAGCCAATGGCCGGTTACAAGCGATACAAGGGAGAGAAATTCATTTCGGATTACCGAAAAATCCTTTCAATGCTTCCATTGTCACTCGCCTCAACATTGTTCCCCAATAACAGCACGATTGACAGAGGCATTTACTCGGCCAAGTTCAAGGACGAGCTCGACCGCTTTATTGCCATTTACACCTTGTTTACACCGGATTTGAAAGGAAAGCTATATCAAGGCGGCTTGCAGGATCAGATTGGTATGGATCAAAAGTTCTTGTTTCAGAAAGCCTTTGACCGCACTGACAAAAACGCTGACTCGCTCTCTAAACTGCTTTTCCTTGACACCAGGACCATGCTTCCTGATAACTTGCTGCTTTTCAATGACAAGCTGACAATGGCAAATTCCATTGAAAACAGGGTTCCTTACCTGGATATTGACCTGGTTAATTATCTGGAAACGCTGCCTATTCATTTGAAACTGAAAGGGCAAATGGGCAAATACATTCACAAGAAAGCATCGGAAGCCTGGTTGCCAAAGTCCATTATCCACCGCAAAAAACGCGGTTTTGAAACACCTGTTGGTGACTGGTTTAAAAGCGAACTGTCTGACTCACTTACAGACCTGATCGATAGCTCAGACTCGCTAAGCCGAAAATATTTCAATGTGCCTTTCATTAAGGATATGATCCAGCAGCACCGCACAATGAAGAGAGATTACAAAAAGCAGCTGTTCATCCTGCTCTCACTGGAGCTGTGGCATTCCTCATTCTTCAAGAGTGATTTCAGCTCTCAGCCAGCTGATCTTCAAAGCGTAATCGGCTGA
- a CDS encoding glycosyltransferase family A protein, translating into MNTKLFDIPVLLIMFNRPETTCHVFEQIRKLRPSKLYIFSDASREGITEEAELVETCQCLVDDSQINWNCSVERWYPESNMGQAIGVSSAITWAFETCEKLIILQDDCLPHPTFFTFCKFMLEKYYTNDRVMHISGTRWDEGLNIKHTDHFFSLIGHVWGWATWKRAWNKYDFWMEHFPEMKSQKKIERLFGNVDIAKFWQDRFDEVYQQHTKKTWDYQWQYTLFENYGLAALPNVNLVSNIGFERGKYGVRHTADHFCETKMWQTIPGSVQLSINKTYEQLYANKRYLFKPRLRTRIVNKFKQMLQINPG; encoded by the coding sequence ATGAATACAAAATTGTTTGACATTCCTGTCTTGCTGATCATGTTTAACAGGCCCGAAACAACCTGTCACGTATTTGAACAAATTAGAAAACTAAGGCCATCGAAATTGTATATTTTTTCCGACGCTTCCAGAGAAGGTATAACCGAAGAAGCTGAACTAGTCGAGACCTGCCAGTGCCTTGTCGACGACTCGCAGATAAATTGGAACTGCAGTGTTGAAAGATGGTATCCGGAATCGAATATGGGTCAGGCCATTGGCGTATCATCTGCCATTACCTGGGCATTCGAGACCTGTGAAAAACTGATCATTTTGCAGGACGACTGTCTTCCGCATCCCACGTTTTTCACTTTCTGCAAGTTCATGCTTGAAAAATACTACACCAATGACCGGGTAATGCACATATCGGGAACGCGTTGGGATGAGGGGCTTAACATCAAACATACTGATCACTTTTTCAGCCTTATCGGACATGTCTGGGGCTGGGCTACGTGGAAAAGGGCCTGGAACAAATATGATTTCTGGATGGAGCATTTCCCGGAAATGAAAAGCCAGAAAAAAATTGAGCGTCTGTTCGGCAATGTCGATATCGCTAAATTCTGGCAGGATCGCTTTGATGAAGTTTATCAACAGCACACAAAAAAGACCTGGGATTATCAATGGCAATATACGCTGTTTGAAAATTACGGGCTGGCCGCCCTGCCGAATGTAAACCTGGTAAGTAACATTGGATTTGAGCGCGGAAAATACGGCGTACGGCATACCGCAGATCATTTTTGCGAAACAAAGATGTGGCAGACCATTCCGGGCAGCGTACAATTGTCCATTAATAAGACCTATGAGCAGCTTTATGCAAACAAACGGTACTTGTTTAAACCCAGACTTCGCACAAGGATTGTGAACAAGTTCAAGCAAATGCTGCAGATTAATCCGGGCTAA
- a CDS encoding oligosaccharide biosynthesis protein Alg14 encodes MKILAIASAGGHWVQLLRLKPAFEGHELIYASTKKSFADTVKGYQFYDIPDASRWNKFKLIYSLLCVFKLIFSLRPNIIITTGAAPGLMGIIAGKMIGAKTVWVDSIANVENLSMSGKIAASIADKSYTQWPDLSNSKVTFSGNVLS; translated from the coding sequence ATGAAAATTTTAGCTATCGCTTCCGCAGGCGGACATTGGGTACAATTATTAAGATTGAAACCAGCTTTTGAAGGCCATGAATTAATTTACGCATCAACAAAAAAGAGTTTCGCTGACACAGTAAAGGGTTACCAGTTCTATGACATTCCTGATGCAAGCAGATGGAATAAATTCAAGCTTATTTATTCACTGCTGTGTGTATTTAAATTAATATTCTCCCTACGCCCTAACATTATCATCACAACAGGCGCCGCGCCCGGATTAATGGGCATTATTGCGGGCAAAATGATTGGAGCGAAAACCGTTTGGGTGGACAGCATCGCTAATGTTGAAAACTTATCAATGTCCGGTAAAATTGCGGCCTCCATTGCCGACAAGAGTTATACACAATGGCCGGATCTATCAAATTCAAAAGTCACTTTTAGCGGAAACGTATTATCATGA
- a CDS encoding polysaccharide lyase, which yields MKAKNELNICSSSSTYNLENLNDYFKLRSAVSLMLVFACLMLFQGCRPTDVGEGDVALDPDIIYPLDSFVIAHHSFDEKIAKWYESSLCCSWAAQASDSVKRAGAKSVRFELRRHDSQYEYRSQLGRAPNNNREGWFGFSLYFPAAYMKDSLEESIVEWQALPDFSAGEQWRSAPLFLGVLKDRFVLEIRVDSNKVTQQYNDNFTRIDLGPVEKDRWLDWVFHIKWAYDKSGIVEVWKQNKMVFSRIGQPNRYNDETCPYFKVGINKWDWKRNVNGTVNSRVMFVDEVTVGNERARYKDVYPGR from the coding sequence ATGAAGGCCAAAAATGAATTGAATATTTGCAGCAGTAGCAGCACTTATAATTTGGAAAATTTAAATGACTATTTTAAATTAAGAAGTGCTGTAAGTCTGATGCTGGTCTTCGCTTGCTTGATGTTATTTCAGGGCTGCAGACCTACGGATGTGGGAGAGGGTGATGTAGCGCTGGATCCGGATATCATTTACCCGCTGGATAGTTTTGTAATAGCCCATCACAGTTTTGATGAAAAGATCGCCAAATGGTACGAAAGCAGCCTTTGCTGCTCCTGGGCCGCTCAGGCCAGTGATTCTGTTAAAAGAGCCGGGGCAAAATCGGTGAGATTTGAATTGAGAAGACATGATTCTCAGTACGAATACCGCTCACAGCTAGGCCGGGCGCCTAACAACAACCGCGAAGGTTGGTTTGGATTTTCACTTTATTTTCCGGCTGCTTACATGAAGGACTCCCTGGAAGAAAGTATTGTGGAGTGGCAGGCATTGCCTGATTTTTCTGCCGGTGAACAATGGCGGAGTGCCCCTTTGTTTCTGGGCGTTTTAAAAGACCGGTTTGTTCTGGAAATCAGGGTTGACAGTAACAAGGTGACCCAGCAGTACAATGATAATTTTACAAGGATAGATCTGGGCCCGGTTGAAAAAGATCGCTGGCTGGATTGGGTTTTTCATATCAAATGGGCATATGACAAATCAGGAATTGTTGAGGTGTGGAAACAAAACAAAATGGTTTTCAGTAGAATAGGTCAGCCCAACCGATATAATGACGAGACGTGTCCTTACTTTAAAGTAGGGATTAATAAGTGGGATTGGAAGAGAAACGTAAATGGAACGGTTAATAGCCGGGTCATGTTTGTCGATGAGGTCACAGTAGGCAATGAGCGGGCGCGTTACAAGGATGTATATCCCGGGCGCTGA
- a CDS encoding glycosyltransferase family 4 protein produces the protein MISNSVSKHILTVGEGYQPPLGGISSVLFTYSKHFADFKFIPTYNLQIGKLSNVFYFLLSILKLTGKLIADREIKVVHIHGAHYGSFYRKYVVFVIAKLFSKKVIYHSHGSDFHIFYDNASGFTRKLITTFFNHMDLVICLSRQWQQFFESNFKIREIVVLENIIDPAELASKKKTSGKLKLLFLGFIGERKGIYDLIEIIKNNKEHFTGKIELTIGGNGETKKLEQLISEGGLADIVHFKGWISGDQKRQLLQESDVYILPSYNEGLPISILEAMSFSMPIISTSVGGISEILSTDKNGYLIKPGDSAALLNSINAFIKNPELIAQMGQQSRAMVTPYYSNSVIPKLESLYERMLSK, from the coding sequence ACAGCGTTTCAAAACATATATTAACTGTCGGTGAGGGATATCAACCTCCGTTAGGCGGGATATCCAGCGTTCTTTTTACCTATTCCAAGCATTTTGCTGATTTCAAATTTATTCCTACATATAATCTGCAAATCGGCAAGCTTAGTAATGTATTTTATTTTCTATTAAGCATTCTCAAATTAACCGGAAAATTAATAGCCGACCGGGAAATTAAAGTAGTGCATATTCACGGCGCTCATTACGGAAGCTTTTACAGGAAATATGTCGTATTTGTGATTGCAAAATTATTTTCAAAAAAAGTTATTTATCACAGTCACGGATCCGATTTTCACATATTCTATGACAATGCCAGTGGATTTACCAGAAAATTGATCACAACGTTTTTTAATCACATGGATCTGGTAATCTGCTTATCGCGGCAATGGCAGCAATTCTTTGAAAGCAATTTTAAAATTAGAGAAATTGTCGTGCTGGAAAACATTATTGATCCTGCTGAGCTTGCTAGTAAAAAGAAAACATCAGGAAAGTTGAAACTACTTTTCCTTGGATTTATTGGAGAAAGAAAAGGGATATATGATTTGATAGAAATCATAAAAAATAACAAAGAACATTTTACCGGAAAAATAGAGCTGACCATCGGTGGAAACGGCGAGACAAAAAAACTCGAACAACTGATCAGTGAAGGCGGGTTAGCAGATATCGTCCATTTCAAAGGATGGATTTCTGGCGATCAGAAAAGACAGTTGCTGCAAGAAAGTGATGTGTATATTTTACCCTCTTATAATGAAGGACTTCCGATTTCCATATTGGAAGCAATGAGTTTTAGTATGCCCATTATTTCAACGTCAGTAGGCGGAATCAGCGAAATTTTATCGACGGATAAGAATGGTTACCTGATCAAACCGGGCGATTCAGCCGCATTGCTAAATAGTATAAATGCATTCATTAAAAATCCGGAATTGATCGCGCAAATGGGGCAGCAGTCCAGAGCCATGGTTACCCCTTACTATTCCAATTCCGTTATTCCGAAACTGGAATCCCTTTACGAACGAATGTTATCCAAATAG
- a CDS encoding glycosyltransferase, protein MIFITVGTQGPFDRLISTMDKLAYELPEIPFVAQISESNYKVKNMKSLEFVGPTEFDKYFSSAKLIVSHAGMGTVISALEYNKPIIIFPRLAKLGEHRNEHQMATAKRLERLNYLHVAYDEATLRNKVLNLLSGELNTLHRVGRYASPQLIDSLQDFISI, encoded by the coding sequence ATGATATTTATAACTGTTGGAACACAAGGCCCATTTGACCGATTGATATCAACGATGGACAAATTGGCGTATGAACTTCCGGAAATACCTTTTGTGGCCCAGATTTCGGAAAGTAATTACAAAGTCAAGAATATGAAATCCTTAGAGTTCGTAGGTCCGACTGAATTTGACAAATATTTTTCATCTGCAAAATTAATTGTCAGCCATGCGGGTATGGGTACGGTCATATCTGCGCTTGAATATAATAAGCCTATTATTATTTTCCCACGACTCGCTAAATTGGGAGAACACAGGAATGAGCATCAGATGGCCACGGCAAAAAGATTGGAAAGATTGAATTACTTGCATGTGGCATATGATGAAGCGACTTTAAGAAATAAAGTCCTTAATCTTTTAAGCGGAGAGTTAAATACATTGCATAGGGTAGGCAGATACGCATCTCCGCAATTGATAGATTCGTTGCAGGATTTTATTTCCATTTAA